In one window of Equus asinus isolate D_3611 breed Donkey chromosome 16, EquAss-T2T_v2, whole genome shotgun sequence DNA:
- the LOC139040383 gene encoding guanylate-binding protein 3-like, which produces MVRIQPIMGHEKGFMERSFQFDKLELRNMYMDLLKMKEEAEVCFLRKDKLPSYAEERLAEERAKREEAEREKELLEQKCKELQQKLDNQERVLKQLQAEMEERMRNELRERDEKIQKLEAQMKTLLEEKENTKNDCTSKKKKNKDEENPSEPSLWFRILQAINRFLILITKYLCSE; this is translated from the exons ATGGTCCGAATTCAGCCAATCATGGGCCACGAGAAAGGCTTCATGGAGCGCTCCTTCCAATTTGACAAGCTGGAGTTAAGGAATATGTACATG GACTTATTGAAGatgaaggaggaagcagaggtgTGCTTCCTGAGGAAAGACAAGCTCCCCAGTTATGCCGAAGAGCGGTTAGCAG AAGAGCGGGCCAAAAGAGAGGAAGCTGAGAGGGAAAAGGAGCTTCTTGAGCAAAAGTGTAAAGAGCTGCAGCAAAAATTGGACAATCAAGAAAGAGTCCTCAAGCAACTCCAAGCTGAAATGGAAGAGAGGATGAGAAATGAACTGAGAGAGCGGGATGAGAAGATTCAGAAGCTTGAG GCCCAAATGAAAACCCtgctggaagagaaggaaaatactaAAAACGACTGCacttcaaagaagaagaaaaataaggatgAGGAAAATCCTTCAGAGCCTTCATTGTGGTTTCGAATTTTGCAGGCCATAAATCGTTTCTTGATACTAATTACCAAGTACCTCTGTTCAGAGTAG